The window TATAATCCTGGTGTCACATTTGTACTTAgtatcctttgatttgattttgatttgatttattattgtcacatgtattaatatacagtgaaaagtattgtttcttgcgcgctatacagacaaagcataccattcatacagaaggaaacgagagagtgcagaatgtagagttacagtcacagctagggtgtagagaaagatcaacttaatgcaaggtaggtccattcaaaagtctgacagcagcagggtagaagctgttcttgagtcggttggtacgtgacgtcagacttttctatctttttcccaacagatgaaggtggaagagagaatgtcccggagacgtgaggtccttaattatgctggctgctttgccgaggcagcaggaagtgtagacagagtcaatggatgggaggctggtttgtgtgatggattgggctacattcacgaccttttgtagttccttgcagtcttgggcagagcaggagccataccaagctgtgatacaaccaggaagaatgctttctatggtgcatctgtaaaagttggtgagagtcgcagctgacatgccaaatttccttagtcttctgagaaagtagaggtgttgatgggctttcttaactatagtgttggcttggggggactaggacaggttgttggtgaactggacacctaaaaacttgaagctctcgaccctttctacttcgtccccattgatgtagacttcCTCCAAGAGGAAGAAACATCTGAGGTTGAAACAACCCGCATCACTATCATCATGTAACTCAGATAGGGCAATTACACGGCTGGCTTTGCTCGAGGGACAGGTATTTAGTGTTTTTGGTCAAGAAAATTGCATTGAGAAAAATAAAAAGTACAGATCAAGTTGGCAGCTAAACAGCACAATAGAGCTCCAGATAATATTCCTGGAGAGGTTCACTAATGTTGCCACAAAGAACTATTAAACAGCAtttatttaaaacatttatttgttcatgggatgtgaacgttgctggtaaggccagcatttgtcattgATTCCTAACTTCCTGAGGCATGCCACATGCTTACATGCATAAAGATTGGAATGACAATGTCATGATCAATTTATTTGTAAAGAAAATTCCACCACAAACTTGTTTTTTGACAAACAGAAGACGATGAGAATACATCTAAGGTGTGCACATAGGCTCTAAGTTATACTTGCAATCTCAAATAATTCGAAAGGCCTCCGAAAAtggaatttgatttttttaaaattgcagtaTAAAAACAGTGGCATCAGCAGTGTAAAACATCTATTAGAATGAATAAGTAGACTGACCTGTAGATGCCAGTGTGAAGTAGTAAATGACTGATCCACATTGGTTAAGGAGAAAAGGCACCAAATACTGAAAAACATAAATGAAAGAAAGATAAGAAAACACCAATTCTCAATCTTTCTTCCAACACCATCAGATTATCTTGTTCATCGGTTATCTGGAGTCTGAAATAGATCTGATGTTTAGCTCTTCCCTTTAAAGTTCCTGAGCTCAACTGACTAATCCAGGTTATTGGAGCTGGTTTGAACTATTGAGGCTTTTTTCTTGGACATAGGTTCCCAAACTGGTGTCCGCAGGCCCCCAGTGGTTCATGAAAGGTTtccggggaggagggggtgggcgtGCGTGTCCTGGAAGCTGGCAGCCATCACATGACTGGTAAATAGCCGTTCAAATGTGCAAAATTTAAAACGAATAGGGAAATCagatgagccaatcagagcatGGCCTCTTGGAGTATTGGCTGCTGACAGGCTGCCtagttgtgtgtgaatgtgagacagggaggtgagcgtgtgtgagaaagggaaagAGATGCATGTGTCTGATATTAGATTCAGCTTTCCAGCATTACTCCTACCACTAAAATGACAACCCACTTACGTAGTTTTAATCAGAGAACTTATTACCAGacgaatatagaacatagaacataacagcgcagtgcaggcccttcggccctcgatgttgcgccgaccagtggaaccaatctaaagcccctctaatctacactattccaatatcatccatatgtttatccaataaccatttgaatgctcttaatgttgacgagtccaccactgctgcaggcagggcattccatgcccttactactctctgagtaaagaacctacctctaacatctgtcctatatctctcacccctcaatttaaagctatgtcccctcgtgctagccatcaccatccgaggaaaaaggctctcactatccaccctatctaatcctctgatcatcttgtatgcctctattaagtcacctcttaaccttcttctctctaacgaaaacaacctcaagcccctcagcctttcctcatacgattttcccaccataccaggcaacatactggtaaatctcctctgcaccctttccaacacttccacatctttcccataatacggcgaccagaactgtatgcaatactccaattgcggccgcaccagagttttgtacagttgcagcatgatctcctggctccgaaactcaatccctctaccaataaaagctaacacaccgtacgccttcttaacaaccctatcaacctgggtgccaactttcagggatctatgcacatggacacccagatccctctgttcatccacactaccaagtatcttaccattagcccagtactctgtattcctgttactctttccaaagtgaatcacctcacacttttccgcattaaactccatttgccacctctcagcccagctctgcagcttatctatgtccctctgtaccctgccacttccctccgcactgtctacaactccaccgactttagtgtcatccgcaaatttactaatccatccttccacgccctcatccaggtcattaataaaaatgacaaacagcagtggccccaaaacagatccttgcggtacaccactagtaactgaactccaggatgaatatttcccatcaaccaccaccctgttttcttacagctagccaattcctgatccaaaccactaaatcaccctcaatcccatgtgtccatattttctgcaaaaagcttaccatggggaaccttatcaaacattttgctgaaatccatatacaccacatcaaccgctttaccctcatccacctctctggtcaccttctcaaagaactcagtaaggtttgtgaggcacgacctaaccttcacaaaaccgtgctgactatccctaatcaaattattcctttctaggtgattataaatcctatctcttataatcctttccaatactttgcccacaacagaagtaaggctcaccagtctataattaccagggttgtccctactcccctagGTACAGCGAGAAAAAACTcatttacatttgatttctgtgttcgcACCTATTTCGTGGCAAAAAAGAGGCGTTGACATTGAGAATGTTTGGGGTTCCTTGATGCTCTTGGGAGGTCACTCGGGGTCCAATGGCTCGAAAATTTTGGATAATCCCGTAATAGGAGTCAGAACCAGCTCAGAGCCAAACAACACATTGAGATAGACCTGCGGATTTCTCCTGATTTCACTCGTGTTGAGAAAGAGGACATTATCGAAGCACAGAATTGTTTGGCCCTTGGTGTCAGCACCGATCCTCCAAATAAGCAATTTCCTTCAGGCCATTCTCATGGcttctctgcacattcttcctttttttaCCCAGTAAATCGCTGTGATCTCAAATGTGCtccttgaaagggtggtggaagcagattcaattgtaactttcaaaagggaattgcaaAAATACTTGAAAATACAGTTTAATGCAGCGCACGGCTCCAATTGCTGTCAGAATCACTGATGTAGTCATTTAAAACTTCCTATTACAGAATATTGTGGTAATATTTTCTTGCTCAAAATTCTTACTGCATCCCAATTTACATGGAGACTGTAGCTCAGTGGTCTTAATTATGAATACAAGTTCTTTTTCACCATTTAGTTTGTTGAAAAGGTAGTCCTCAGTTTAGAAGGGAGATTTTGGGGGTGTGAGAGCATTGACGAAGCTCAGGGCAATAGGGAAGTTTGGGTGGAAGAAAGCAGCGCTGGGAGGGGCACTAATATTTGAACATATTGGGAAAGAGTTCCGGAAATGCTTTGAGGAGTCAGTGAAGAGTAGAACTCAATGGAGTTCAGATGTGAGGGTATTGGGGACAGGTGCTGCTGGGTGTTGGGAGTACTTGGAGAGgcattcccagaaggaaaaaaaaacagcaaaacagggaaataagaatattggtctgaactggtcttctaTACTTTAcattggaacaccagtaaaatggggaaataagaatattggtctgaactgtttttttccttctgggttatGGAATAACTCTGTTAACAATGTGGTGATAAGAGGTTTTTTCAGAATAAGACATATTCTTAAGAGTCTTGAATAACAATCCTCCTTCAATTATCACCACAAACAGACTAATTGGTCACTTGTCTCAGTGctatttgtggaatcttgctgtgtataaaatGGCTACCTACTGTCTATACAGCAATAGTTCCTGCATTTCCAAAGTAATCCATTGTATCTGACGTTCCTTGGGATGTTGCTGAGAGATACAATAAGCTGCAATCTAGATGCAAGACTTTCTTTCTTACAACTGAAGCTGTATTTAAGATTCCCAGCTTCTGGAGTTTATCTCCGATAACTGTACTTATTTTGGCATATTTTTGTTTCACTGATTTTAACATCAATTCAGGGTAAAAATGAATGTAGGTTGCGCAACCTCTCAGCTGAATACAATGACATCGCCAGCTGGAATAAATGTCAAAGTGATGAACCAAATACTGGTCAGAGATGGTAGAGCATTAAGACTGGGGAGCAAGCATTGGAAAGCAAGAAGGAACCGGTAGTCATTCTGGCACAGCTCGTGAGCTGGAGTGATATTGCAGCAGTGTGGGGAGAAGGAATGGTTAAACTaatggttatgatgtggagatgccggcgttggactggggtaaacacagtaagaagtttaacaacaccaggttaaagtccaacaggtttatttggtagcaaaagccacacaagctttcggagctgcaagccccttcttcaggtgagtgggaattctgttcacaaacagagcatataaagacacaaactcaatttacatgaataatggttggaatgcgaatacttacaactaatcaagtctttaagaaacaaaaccctaaagacttgattagttgtaagtattcgcattccaaccattattcatgtaaattgagtttgtgtctttatatgctctgtttgtgaacagaattcccactcacctgaagaaggggcttgcagctccaaaagcttgtgtggcttttgctaccaaataaacctgttggactttaacctggtgttgttaaacttctaaactAATGGTTGTCAGAGAGTTGGACAATTGAGCAGCAATGGTGTGAAAGAGTCACACCAGTTACAACTGAAGCTGTATTTAAGATTCCCAGCTTCTGGAGTTTATCTCCGATAACTGTACTTATGGATGGATACCTGAGTTTAGTTGAATAGTCTGATTGAGTTAGGGAATAAGCAATGACAAAAAGGGAGGGCCTCTGGCATAAATGCAGTGTGCAGCCTGCTAGAAAGGAAACACTAAAAGAATACATGTTCGGTCTCATGTTATTAACAAATTAAACTGATGTTGGAGGTCAGCTGGGCAAATAGTGGATTGGTTCACAATGTAGAACTATTCACCAATTCaattcctgtttaaaataaagatGATTAAAGCTAAAATATAGTGATCTCCTCACATGGCATTTCTCATGATGTTTTAAAGAATGCAATAATGTCAGTGcagtattttaaaataattttctcaCCTTGTAATTGAGAAATAAAAACTTCATTTCTGCAAAAAGCTGAATGACCACGTTTCTGGACTGAACCTTCTCTATCCCCTCTGTACCCTTTTTCAAAAAGGGGTTTGTTCCACCCCAAAGCAGTGCCACGAGGAGAAGGCTGCAAACCTGAACTGAAACAGAAGGGAGAAGATTCTCAGCAGATTCACTTGGCCATGGGTGCAGATTCAAGAGacaggggtcagtgtggggcATATGGGACAGCACgtgtggacggcatggtggcacggtggttagcattgctgcctcacagcgtcggggacccgggttcgattcccggcttgggtcactgtctgtgtggagtttgcacattctccccgggtctgcgtgggttttctccgggtgctctggtttcctcacacacgacgtggagatgccggcgttggactggggtaaacacagtaagaagtttaacaacaccaggttaaagcccaacaggtttatttggtagcaaatgcaactagctttcggagtgctgccccttcgtcaggtggagtggagaaatgctcacaaacagggcatacagagacacaaactcaatttacagaataatgattggaatgcagtctgatCTTCTCTGATCTTtgcgtaagcattctccaaggcggccttcacgacacacgacaacgcagagcgctgagcagaaactgatagccgagttccgcacacatgaggacggcctaacccgggatcttgggttcatgtcacactatctgtaaccccatgacttgcctgaacttgcagaatctcactaactctcctgtctggagacaatacacatctctttaacctgtgcttaatgctccctccactcacattgtctgtatctttaagacttgattatctgtaaagactgcattccgatcattattctgtaaattgagtttgtgactctatgccctgtttgtgagcagatttccactccacctgacgaaggggcagcgctccgaaagctagtggcttttgctaccaaataaacctgttggactttaacctggtgttattagacttcttactgtgttcctcccacactccaaagatgtgcgggttaggtggattggccatgctaaattgcccctcaggggaACTAGTTAGGGTAATGCatagggtgatggggatagggcctgggtgggattgtggtcagtacagactcgatgggctgaatggcctccttctgcactgtggggattcagtgaCAGAAGCCAGTGCTGCGCAGACTGTGAGGCGGGCCGAGGGTGGGcagcccgcgctctctctcttgtttggaggggggagggggagggtctcaATGACGAGCGGGACTGCTCCAACCGGGGAGGNNNNNNNNNNNNNNNNNNNNNNNNNNNNNNNNNNNNNNNNNNNNNNNNNNNNNNNNNNNNNNNNNNNNNNNNNNNNNNNNNNNNNNNNNNNNNNNNNNNNNNNNNNNNNNNNNNNNNNNNNNNNNNNNNNNNNNNNNNNNNNNNNNNNNNNNNNNNNNNNNNNNNNNNNNNNNNNNNNNNNNNNNNNNNNNNNNNNNNNNAGGTATGGATTTTTTCTTATTTAACAGTCACTGATTCATATGTCATCACTTATAATTTGTTGAGTGCAAGTTTAGCTGTGGATTGACCAGATTCTGCACACTGTTCCAATCTCACCAATATCAATACATGATGTACAAAATCTGCTCATGAAAAGTGAGGAATTTTGTTTACAGTAAGAATAAGCTTTGATCCGCCTGGTTTTGCCAAGGCTCCTTGGTGTCttactcagtcaaatgcagcaACTCTCAATTGCCAGCATCCAGCTTTTGCTTCCAGTCCTGGATCAGAGCTGGAACAAGGTTAGAACCGCATGGTTCTGACACAATCAAACTAAACATTGAAGCTCAGTTTATTAGTAGTCGGCGTCACCAATTTTTGAAATCTTTATTAATTGCGATTTGAATTTAAGTTATTGCAATGCAAATGACCATTTATCTTGTCTAGCATTTTGTAGCTTAAATATTCTTGCTAATGGAAGCATATTTGTGAAGCGATTATTTTTCTCATCTTAATTGATGTAATTTTCCTAGCCTACATGAAGTGGGTGATAAAAGGCCATCAGGATCATTTAAGCCGGCCCAGATATTCCATGTTGACACCCACCCAGCCCGCTGGCTACCCCTGCTGTCTCCAAACCAAAACCAAATTCTTTAGAAAGGCATGTAGGAAGTTTATTGCTGGAGGGCCTGGTGCAGCAAAGATAGAATCAGATACTCAAAGATGTGTAAATAACAACAAATATATCACCTTGCGTCACTAGTTTGAAATAGTTTTTTTCAATTTCCTTTTTCTATTATAGCTGTTTGATTCTGCAACTTTGGAACACTTGAAAACATTCAGGACTGAACGGCCTGTGAATTCAGCTGCTATTTCACCTATTGT of the Mustelus asterias chromosome 21, sMusAst1.hap1.1, whole genome shotgun sequence genome contains:
- the tmem234 gene encoding transmembrane protein 234, with protein sequence MCKLHTDSDPSRESNPGPRRCEAAMLTTVPPCRPHVLSHMPHTDPCLLNLHPWPSESAENLLPSVSVQVCSLLLVALLWGGTNPFLKKGTEGIEKVQSRNVVIQLFAEMKFLFLNYKYLVPFLLNQCGSVIYYFTLASTDLSLAVLLSNSLTFLFTLITGKLLGEDIGGKQALAGMLLIIVGVTLCVASTVSMET